TCACCCCAATACCAACATCAAGCTTGTTGCTGCTACCACCGACCCGGCCTTCCAGTTGTACACGGGAACTGGTATTGACACTCCTGGGTTCAAGCCTAGAAGTGGTTTTTGTGTTGAAAATTCCAGATTTGTGAATGCCATCAACGTTCCAGAATGGAGAAAACAGGTGATTGTCAAGAGAGGTGAGACTTACGGATCTAAAGCCAAGTACACCTTTGTTGACGCTTAGTATAGTTTATGAATAAAAGTTTTCTTTTACAAAGTCCTTTTAGTCAGAGACGACCCCAAATCATAGCATGTCTTCGTATATTCTATTACTCCAGTTCTATTAACTAATTCATAAAGTGACGAGCCCCATCCAAATCTTGTAATCTAGTAGCAGCTTGCTCGGCCGTGATATCTCTCTGGGCTTCTCCCAACATCTCGAACCCAACACAGAACTTCTTCACAGTCGCAGATCTTAATAAAGGTGGATAGAAATGCATGTGGAACCACGAGttgttcttctcttcttcactaGCCTTGAAGGGAGCTTGGTGAATTCCCATTGAGTACGGGAAAAATGTGTTGAATAAGTTATCGTACTTTGTGGTCAATGTTTTCAAAACGTCTGCTAAATCAGTCTTGTGCTTTTCAGTGAAGTCCTCCACTGATCTCAAATGCTCTCTGGAAATCACCAAGGTTTCAAAGGGCCACAATGCCCAGTAAGGCACAACAACAATGAACGAGTCGTTCACCGCCACTAGtctttctttctctttcaactccaagttgacgTAGTCACCCAACAAGTGAGAATGGTTATCCCGTTGGTATTTGCCCATGTTATCCAATTCGTTCTGGACTTCGGTTGGAACAACATCCAAACACCAGGCCTGTCCGTGGGGATGTGGGTTTGAACATCCCATTGCTGCTCCcttgttttcaaagatttgcAAGTACTTGTAGGGAGCGGCTCCTGATAAGCTGtcttttttcaaagacaagtaCAATTCTTGCCATAAGTCAACGACCTTATGAATAGCAGGCACCGACATTAAGGGTAAACTCAACCCGTGGTTGGGGGAGAAGCAAATAACAAAACATTTTCCCTTGACACCCTGAGTCTTCATTAACTTGgatttcaagtttttggggTCTTGGTCAGATGATTTTTCACTACTATAGTCAGGCTGGTCCAACTTAACCGCTGGATAATCGTTGAGGAAATAGTATGTTCCTTCGTATTTGGGGTTCGAGTCGCCAGTGGCTCTAATGTTACCTGGACATAAGTAGCATTTTTCATCGTATTGGGGTAATCTGGTTTTCTTAGCTTCTTCTCTTGCCCCCTGCCATGGTCTCTTGGATCTATGAGGCGAACACAAGATCCAGGCATTGGTTAAAGGATTGAACCGACGATGGGAATGGTCGGTGAAATCAAAAGGCACATTGGCAACGGCCCTTCCGTTTTCGGTATTAACTGTCATTGTAGGTAATGATGTAGATGTAGGTATACTCAGGTTATGTGAGTCTGTGTTAAGTAAAAGGTTTCTTAGCTCACTCTTCATTTTGTCAAAGGGGGGATATTGGATCTATTTATACTTGAAATTTTATGACGATTGATATATTGCAGTGAGCAGGTGGGATCACGCCGGGTGGCCTATTATGAGTGTTTACAATAATTTTTCCTGCTCAAGAGCGAAGAAAACTTTTTTTCCTCACGCAACCTGCGCGCGGACGACATTTATTTTCGTTTTCCAGACATTAAAATTGGGTCTATTTAGATTGTGTACAGGaatcaactccaatttgAGAAATATTATTTTCTGTTTTCTTCGGGTTCGCCCACATGAGGTGGCTTTGCAATATTGACCGCCATGGGAAACTGCAACGTTGCATTTCACACCCTCCCGCACCACTTCTTAGTGCAATGATCGAATCCAGTTTGTATTTGCTTTTGAAATTATATATTTTAATATCCACCATAAATGACTTATGATAAAACAGTGTTGGTCACGGGAGGAGCAGGATTTATCGGGTCTAATCTTCTCAGATCATTAATCCATAAGTACCCTTCCTACTTTTTCTTGTGCATAGATAAGTTGAACTACGCATCAGTTGACCTCAAAACCATCACTGCTACTAATTTCAAGtttgtcaagttggacTTAACAAACTTACCAGATGTCAAAAGTCTGCTTGATGTGCATAAAGTGACCGACATTCTCAACCTTGCGGCTGAGTCTTGTGTTGACAGATCATTTGAATCGCCTTTAtacttcaccaccaacaacatCCTCAGTACTCAAAACATATTGGAGTATGTCCGAGTCAATCCCCACATACGTCTAGTTCATGTATCGACAGACGAGGTATACGGAGAACAATTAGACACCAAAAAGGTCGATGAAACCGGTAAACTCAACCCCACCAACCCGTATTCGGCTACAAAAGCATCAATAGACCTTATTATCAGAGCGTACGAATATTCATTCGGCCTAAAATCCACCATCGTGCGGCCCAACAACGTCTACGGCCCCGGCCAGTACCCTGAAAAGATCATCCCGATGGCCCTCCACAACCttaaacttggaaaccCAATCTTGCTACATGGAGATGGACATCATAAACGGAGTTATCTTTACATTAGTGACTTCATCGAGGCGCTCGACCTCATCTGGCACCTGAATCTATACGGCATATACAACGTGGGATCTCCCCATGAGATTTCAAATCTCGAGCTCATCAGattgattttgcagcttCTGCAAAGAAAAGAGCCAATAGACACCTACGTCAAGTTCGTCAAGGACAGAAACTACAACGATAGCAGGTACCTCATAGACTATAAGAAGCTTGGGGAGTTGGGGTGGCAGGCTCTGGTGGACTTGGAGACTGGTCTTAGTCAGTTGATTTAGTTAATTAACTGTTTTATCTTGCTGTCAAAATGCGGGTTCTTGATGGGCATATCGATTGAATAAAACGGGTCTTTCATCACGTAGTCGGAGTAGAGAACGTATAGATCTTTGAACAACTGGTTGGCGAGCTCAAGCTGGACGTTCAACTCGCCTCTACccaagttggtggtaggGATGGGGCTGGTCACCACAATAAACTTGATCCCTGTCAACGTTTGAAACACgtacaagttgaagtgGTCGGTCTCAATACTCTGGAGGCCagacttgttggtgttggggCCGCTCAAGCGACTGGCGGGgatattggtggtgttgggaTCATGGCTATGGATCATGGACGTGGTGAATCTGGAGGTGATGGCGTGCACCCCGTGCAATGTTCCCGCGAGAACCAAGTAGTCGTTGGCAGTGAGCTTGTTGACGCCTGGATGTCGGTCATTGTCGCTCTGATAGATCAATCCACCTGCTTTATTGAGAATGTAAAGGGAGTACACTGCCATTGAGGAATAGATTTCGCGAGAAACTGCGAGgaacaagatcaagtaAATAATGCCATTGGGTTGGAAACGGTTTGTACGATATTTTTTTGGCTAAACTACTTATGTCAAGATACAACTAGACGGAGATAAATTTCAGTGGGGTATGGCCAGAGGCTTTAATATCTACGAAATCTGACTGTAATTTGACTACCTGAAATGAAAGCTGACGGTCTGAATTAAAATCTGGCTGGATCATTGGAAGAGTCCTGACAACTGTACTTGTCGCCATTCAACCTGTCTTTGTACATAAACTGGGCCTACAAAATTCCCACACACCATGACATTAATAGACTTAAAGCAACCAGTGCGTCCGCTACTCTCACAAAACTCAACCAGTTTTTCGCGCAACTCCACTTGTTCTTAGCATTCATCTACTATGGATATATTGACATACGTGCCCCAGGACAAGAAGCTCGTGTTCCAAGACGACGGCCCTGTCGACCCCAAGTTAAAGCTCGACGTCGACCAGCTCAACACCTTGATCGCCGAGATCATTGCCAACGGCTCCGATGTGCCTCCCATTGCCACACCCCAAAACTTCAATACCGATTTAAGCAAGGTCGTCAAGCGCCTCTACGAGGGTGGCGTCAACGCATTTAAGAAGGAGAAATACGATGACTCCGTCAAGCAGTTTTCCATTGGAATTGAGATGATCTGTAGAAGACATAAGTTCGAAGCCTTCCAGATATGTCTACAGGAACTCAGtatgttcttgatgtcgCGCTCGGACGCCAACCTCAAGACCAAGGACTACGTGGCTGCTTTCAACGACGTGGATATGTTGATCTCCATGCAAATGGTGACTCCAGACAACTTTTTGCGGAGAGGCGtggccaacttctttttgggAAATTACGAAGATGCTAGAGCCGATTATCAAAGAGGATTGGCTCTCTCCCCAGGTAACCAGAGGCTTCAGGCCGAGTTGGAGATCTGTTTGgacaagattcttgaagagaacGGAGACTATCTCTAGATGTACACAAATATATCGCATTAAAAATAAATAACGCCGCGAACTACATCTAATTACAGCACCACTACTGGCAAATGGAGCTATACGACCATTTCCAACATCGGTTGCATAACCCCAACGGCCCCAAACAGGAGGACGGGTCGCCGCTGCCGGGCCCCAGTCCCAGAGGTCATCCCAGGGTATCGGATGCCTCGTACCCCAAATCTGTTTCCCCCGGTGGGACTCGCAGATTGCAATCACTCCAagatatcaacaacaataacCGGCGGGTGCCCGAACCCTGGCACCGCCCGCCCACGGTTTCCGCTCCTCCCAGTGACGATGTGGTCATTGATTTGACGACGCTGGACGAAGACattccaaatccaccacTTCCTCAATCGCTGTCTGAACCCCCCACAGATACTCAAACACCAGTTGCTGTTGTGGATGACGCCGAAACGGATATTTCGGACGATGACTTGATGGAAGTCGATCCCCAAGAGGCGACCAAACTCACGGTTTTCAAACAGAGCAGAGGTTGGCGTCCTCACAACCAACCTGCGCCTGTGCCCCATTTCAGTCCTGAGATCCCACAAaccaaccaccacctccagtTGGTTAGAGCCGAGCACGATACGGCCACCCGGCGGTACATCATGGCCCAAGGGCGTTTGCGGCGGTCGGTGCAGCAGTTGAAGGATAACCAGTCTATTTACGACAGAGATCCTAGTGCAGCAGACAATCCTACGCAGATGGAAGCTGCGGTGGCGGCGGCACGGGCCGGCTTACTGGAAGTGGCCCAAGCCAAGCGACGTCTCAGCCTAGAAATCACCGGTCTCGAGGAGAAGCTCCAGTCTTTGGTGAGGCAAACTGGAAATTACAGTCTACCGGCTGAAGCCTACCAATTGCCACAGGCGGTTCCTCCAGCCGAAGTGTTGGACAGAGCACCGGACCCAGAAGACGTCATCACAATGCAGCAGTACACCGAAATGATACACCCGCCAGAGGCCAGTAATTCGAGTACAGGCTTTCCTACCTATTACTTGGCCCAGGAAGATGAAGGGGCCCATATCCAGAGCTTATTGGAAAACATTCGTCCTGAcgaagaggaagaggaaggTTTACCGTTGACACCAGACGAGCTCagaatcaacttgttcaagcaCCAGCGAGTTGGACTTGCGTGGCTCATGAGAATGGAATTATCCAAGTCCCAAGGGGGCATTTTGGCCGACGATATGGGTCTTGGAAAGACCAT
Above is a window of Yamadazyma tenuis chromosome 1, complete sequence DNA encoding:
- the GAL7 gene encoding galactose-1-phosphate uridyl transferase (COG:C; EggNog:ENOG503NU1J); protein product: MKSELRNLLLNTDSHNSSIPTSTSLPTMTVNTENGRAVANVPFDFTDHSHRRFNPLTNAWILCSPHRSKRPWQGAREEAKKTRLPQYDEKCYLCPGNIRATGDSNPKYEGTYYFLNDYPAVKLDQPDYSSEKSSDQDPKNLKSKLMKTQGVKGKCFVICFSPNHGLSLPLMSVPAIHKVVDLWQELYLSLKKDSLSGAAPYKYLQIFENKGAAMGCSNPHPHGQAWCLDVVPTEVQNELDNMGKYQRDNHSHLLGDYVNLELKEKERLVAVNDSFIVVVPYWALWPFETLVISREHLRSVEDFTEKHKTDLADVLKTLTTKYDNLFNTFFPYSMGIHQAPFKASEEEKNNSWFHMHFYPPLLRSATVKKFCVGFEMLGEAQRDITAEQAATRLQDLDGARHFMN
- a CDS encoding dTDP-glucose 4,6-dehydratase (EggNog:ENOG503NX8S; COG:G); this encodes MTYDKTVLVTGGAGFIGSNLLRSLIHKYPSYFFLCIDKLNYASVDLKTITATNFKFVKLDLTNLPDVKSSLDVHKVTDILNLAAESCVDRSFESPLYFTTNNILSTQNILEYVRVNPHIRLVHVSTDEVYGEQLDTKKVDETGKLNPTNPYSATKASIDLIIRAYEYSFGLKSTIVRPNNVYGPGQYPEKIIPMALHNLKLGNPILLHGDGHHKRSYLYISDFIEALDLIWHSNLYGIYNVGSPHEISNLELIRLILQLSQRKEPIDTYVKFVKDRNYNDSS
- a CDS encoding uncharacterized protein (COG:U; EggNog:ENOG503P3VM; BUSCO:EOG09265822) — encoded protein: MAVYSLYILNKAGGLIYQSDNDRHPGVNKLTANDYLVLAGTLHGVHAITSRFTTSMIHSHDPNTTNIPASRLSGPNTNKSGLQSIETDHFNLYVFQTLTGIKFIVVTSPIPTTNLGRGELNVQLELANQLFKDLYVLYSDYVMKDPFYSIDMPIKNPHFDSKIKQLIN
- a CDS encoding uncharacterized protein (EggNog:ENOG503P421; COG:S); translation: MDILTYVPQDKKLVFQDDGPVDPKLKLDVDQLNTLIAEIIANGSDVPPIATPQNFNTDLSKVVKRLYEGGVNAFKKEKYDDSVKQFSIGIEMICRRHKFEAFQICLQELSMFLMSRSDANLKTKDYVAAFNDVDMLISMQMVTPDNFLRRGVANFFLGNYEDARADYQRGLALSPGNQRLQAELEICLDKILEENGDYL